The genomic stretch CATCTTCATACTAACAAATAACTAATATAAAGTGATGAGCAAACCAATCGTCGGAGTAGTTATGGGCAGCGACAGTGACTGGCCCACCATGAAAGAAGCCGCTGAAATCCTCGATTATTTTCAGATTCCATATGAAAAGCGTGTGGTTTCCGCTCACCGAACACCCGATATCATGGCCAGCTATGGTAAGGAAGCCAGAGAACGGGGAATTCAAGTGATTATAGCGGGCGCAGGTGGCGCTGCTCACCTTCCGGGTATGCTTGCCAGCCATACTACCCTACCGGTAATTGGTGTTCCTGTTAAAACTACAGCCTTAGGTGGT from Gracilimonas sp. encodes the following:
- the purE gene encoding 5-(carboxyamino)imidazole ribonucleotide mutase; this encodes MSKPIVGVVMGSDSDWPTMKEAAEILDYFQIPYEKRVVSAHRTPDIMASYGKEARERGIQVIIAGAGGAAHLPGMLASHTTLPVIGVPVKTTALGGVDSLYSIVQMPNGIPVATVAIGKAKNAGLLAIRMLGMDDDSLTKKLENYHQKMAQESMKKTENLK